Proteins from a single region of Undibacterium sp. KW1:
- a CDS encoding TolC family protein: MDTRAGMLETAGKPNKIKAFAQSLICINILLTGVPALAAENLEQVWNIALQRNHVLAASQQKEQSAQHQLASAQANYLPKLSLESGYMRTESEPAAKVNIPALPMLKGTTLPFAQESAYFGSLSISAPVYTSGKISSGVEAAQAQSEANLARTQLTRSDLKLAIAQSYIAVLRAEHAVHVSNSHVAAVSKHVDDVQALFDKGYAARHDLLATQVAMANARQLGLQANNALELARAALNRWLGREYERAVEIQDIAGFNKEPAMADLPALLQSANNDRKELQELSSQSLAYKKQANSVAAGHMPQIGVTAGYSKLENRYLAEDKGWYVGVVMKWDLFDGGLVRHQASQLSATAQAISEMEADTRERIALQVRQSWLTQQETRARMQLVEKAVEQAEETLSLARERYRSGLAPNSDVLDAEARRLQALSNRDNALYDHEFARLQLLHAAGKL; the protein is encoded by the coding sequence ATGGATACTCGTGCAGGCATGTTGGAAACAGCTGGAAAGCCAAATAAAATCAAGGCTTTCGCACAAAGTTTGATCTGCATCAATATTTTACTGACTGGCGTACCAGCACTTGCCGCAGAGAACCTTGAGCAAGTATGGAACATCGCTTTGCAGCGTAATCATGTGCTTGCTGCTTCGCAGCAAAAAGAACAGTCGGCGCAACATCAACTGGCTTCTGCGCAAGCCAATTACCTGCCTAAACTGAGCCTGGAAAGTGGCTACATGCGCACCGAAAGCGAACCGGCAGCCAAAGTGAATATACCTGCGCTTCCCATGCTGAAAGGCACTACGCTGCCGTTTGCGCAGGAATCGGCCTATTTCGGTAGTCTCAGCATTTCTGCACCTGTATATACCAGCGGCAAAATTTCGTCTGGCGTTGAGGCAGCCCAGGCGCAATCCGAAGCGAACCTGGCACGCACCCAGCTTACCCGCAGTGACCTCAAGCTGGCGATTGCACAAAGTTATATCGCCGTATTGCGCGCCGAGCATGCGGTGCATGTCAGTAACAGCCATGTCGCTGCAGTCAGCAAGCATGTAGATGATGTACAGGCACTCTTTGACAAGGGCTATGCTGCCAGACACGATTTACTGGCTACCCAGGTGGCGATGGCAAATGCACGTCAACTTGGGCTGCAGGCAAACAATGCGCTGGAGCTGGCTCGCGCAGCATTGAATCGCTGGCTGGGGCGTGAATATGAAAGAGCGGTCGAGATACAGGATATTGCCGGTTTTAACAAAGAGCCCGCCATGGCAGATTTGCCTGCTCTTTTGCAGTCTGCAAACAATGACCGCAAGGAGTTACAAGAGTTATCCAGCCAAAGCCTGGCCTACAAAAAACAGGCCAATAGCGTCGCTGCTGGACACATGCCGCAGATAGGCGTCACTGCCGGTTATAGCAAGCTGGAAAACCGCTACCTGGCTGAAGACAAGGGCTGGTATGTAGGCGTGGTGATGAAATGGGATTTGTTTGATGGTGGGCTGGTCCGACATCAGGCTTCGCAGCTTTCTGCAACAGCACAGGCGATTAGTGAAATGGAAGCTGACACCCGTGAGCGCATCGCCTTGCAGGTGCGGCAATCCTGGCTCACACAACAAGAGACCAGGGCGCGCATGCAATTGGTGGAAAAGGCGGTAGAACAGGCCGAAGAAACACTGTCTCTGGCACGCGAGCGCTACCGCTCAGGGCTGGCGCCGAACAGTGATGTGCTTGATGCAGAGGCACGCCGCTTGCAGGCACTGTCCAATCGCGATAACGCACTCTATGACCATGAATTCGCCCGCCTGCAATTACTGCATGCTGCGGGAAAATTGTAA
- a CDS encoding alpha/beta hydrolase has protein sequence MKTDYSPATTPQQAGQKKNYASPARPLCYLGDDEAEVHPLDMALQNHIAKLTGGISPASVALAWMDWGMHIAVSPGKQLELSNLLQKQIASWPQFLAPALTGKPAETAMNAAGDSRFADAGWANWPFNAMSQYFLQRQEFWQHATKGVRGVTAHHENVVNFMSRQLLDMMSPSNFPLLNPEVIATTRATGAKNLMTGAAHWMQDNGLEFQVPGVEAGEHKTEQLAYQPGRDVAVTEGKVVFRNHLIELIQYAPQTTKVYAEPVLIVPSWIMKYYILDLSPHNSMVRFLVSQGHTVFMISWKNPGKEDRDLGMQDYLDSGLFAALGEVGKLTQHKAVHTVGYCLGGTLLGIAAAALASDHAREYAHHLPPVQTVNLLAAQTDFSEPGELGLFIDESQIAMLDAQMWEQGYLTGEQMTGSFQLLNSRDLIWSKIMREYQLGTRNSPNDLMSWNADTTRMPYRMHSEYLKHLFLHNDLAEGRYEVHGHAVALNNIHAPMYVVGTARDHVSPWRSVYKIHVLTDAPIDFVLASGGHNAGIVSEPGHAHRSFQHLPSDQRGQSFQQAEDWVKAATTETGSWWIHWQAWLARHSSSTQVKARVVSDKELGVAPGSYVFEK, from the coding sequence ATGAAAACTGATTACAGCCCTGCCACCACCCCACAACAAGCCGGTCAAAAGAAAAACTATGCAAGCCCTGCCCGTCCGCTTTGCTATCTTGGTGACGATGAGGCCGAAGTGCATCCTCTCGATATGGCCTTGCAAAACCATATTGCCAAATTGACCGGCGGCATCTCACCCGCCAGCGTGGCTCTCGCCTGGATGGACTGGGGCATGCATATCGCCGTGTCACCGGGAAAACAGCTGGAACTAAGTAATCTGCTGCAAAAACAAATCGCCAGTTGGCCCCAATTTCTGGCACCCGCGCTGACCGGAAAACCTGCAGAAACTGCAATGAATGCGGCAGGCGACAGCCGCTTTGCCGATGCAGGCTGGGCCAACTGGCCCTTCAACGCCATGAGCCAATACTTCCTGCAAAGACAGGAGTTCTGGCAACATGCGACCAAGGGCGTGCGCGGCGTCACTGCGCATCATGAAAATGTCGTCAACTTCATGTCCAGGCAGTTACTGGACATGATGTCCCCGTCGAATTTTCCCTTGCTCAATCCCGAAGTCATCGCCACTACCCGGGCCACGGGCGCCAAGAACCTGATGACCGGCGCGGCGCACTGGATGCAGGATAATGGGCTGGAGTTTCAAGTGCCTGGGGTTGAAGCTGGCGAACATAAAACCGAGCAACTGGCATATCAACCAGGACGTGATGTTGCTGTCACTGAGGGCAAGGTGGTATTTCGCAATCACCTGATAGAACTCATACAATATGCCCCGCAGACCACAAAGGTGTATGCAGAGCCTGTCCTGATCGTACCTTCGTGGATCATGAAATATTACATCCTTGATCTGTCGCCACATAATTCCATGGTACGTTTCCTGGTCAGCCAGGGTCATACGGTATTCATGATTTCCTGGAAAAATCCTGGCAAAGAGGACCGTGACCTGGGCATGCAAGACTACCTCGACAGCGGCCTGTTTGCAGCACTGGGAGAAGTTGGCAAGTTGACTCAGCACAAAGCCGTGCACACGGTTGGTTACTGCCTAGGTGGCACCCTGCTAGGCATTGCCGCGGCGGCGCTGGCAAGCGATCACGCAAGGGAATACGCACACCATTTGCCGCCTGTGCAAACGGTCAATCTGCTGGCTGCACAAACTGATTTCAGCGAGCCTGGCGAACTTGGCCTGTTCATAGATGAAAGCCAGATTGCCATGCTGGACGCCCAAATGTGGGAGCAAGGTTACCTGACCGGTGAGCAGATGACGGGTTCATTTCAATTGCTGAATTCGCGCGACCTGATCTGGTCAAAAATCATGCGTGAATATCAGCTGGGTACACGCAATTCGCCAAATGATCTGATGTCCTGGAATGCGGATACCACCCGCATGCCTTATCGCATGCATAGTGAATATTTAAAACACCTGTTCCTGCACAATGACCTGGCAGAAGGCCGCTATGAAGTGCATGGCCATGCCGTAGCATTGAATAATATACACGCCCCCATGTACGTGGTTGGCACGGCACGCGACCATGTTTCACCGTGGCGTTCTGTGTATAAAATCCATGTGCTGACCGATGCGCCTATCGACTTTGTACTGGCGTCTGGCGGCCACAATGCTGGCATAGTTTCAGAACCGGGACATGCGCATCGCAGCTTTCAACATTTGCCATCTGATCAGCGCGGCCAGTCTTTCCAGCAGGCCGAAGACTGGGTCAAGGCGGCAACAACGGAGACAGGCTCATGGTGGATACATTGGCAAGCTTGGCTGGCACGGCATTCCAGCAGCACACAAGTGAAGGCAAGAGTTGTCAGCGATAAAGAACTGGGTGTTGCGCCAGGCAGTTATGTATTTGAAAAATAA
- a CDS encoding ABC transporter substrate-binding protein, whose translation MTILKKAHQKRRYFLGALTSLYFTAGWAAEPRKLVLLIAESNATNTPQVPYNPIFQQAVAYVEKELHLQFEYRRYPWKRLLQSLNEGEGLAFGLSKTRERAQTLHFSLPAFATHVWLVVRSDQAFAFSRLADLQGKTVGMVRGSTYGDEFEKAKSELLLLEEDLYSLPSRLKKLLNRRTDVMLFSHHDPDPRKVEAMLNKAMPDIAPDTPMPPGVSFKVLDKFLSVDYIHFAILASKDDGIIEQIDKVIRKGQQEGSLPAIHLTKK comes from the coding sequence GTGACGATATTAAAAAAAGCACATCAAAAAAGAAGATACTTCCTGGGCGCTCTTACCTCGCTGTATTTCACAGCGGGCTGGGCGGCAGAGCCGCGCAAACTCGTCCTGCTGATTGCAGAATCGAATGCCACCAATACCCCGCAGGTGCCGTATAACCCCATATTTCAGCAAGCCGTGGCTTATGTGGAAAAGGAGCTGCACCTGCAATTTGAGTACAGACGTTATCCCTGGAAACGTCTGTTGCAAAGCCTGAATGAGGGTGAAGGCTTGGCTTTTGGTTTGTCAAAAACCAGGGAACGGGCACAAACCCTGCATTTTTCCCTGCCCGCTTTTGCTACCCATGTCTGGCTGGTCGTCAGAAGTGATCAAGCTTTTGCGTTTTCCCGCCTCGCCGACCTGCAGGGCAAAACCGTGGGCATGGTAAGAGGCTCTACCTATGGCGATGAATTTGAAAAGGCAAAATCCGAGTTATTGCTGTTAGAAGAAGATCTGTATTCCCTGCCCTCCCGCCTGAAAAAATTATTGAACAGGCGCACGGATGTCATGCTGTTCAGTCACCATGATCCTGACCCGCGCAAGGTCGAAGCCATGCTCAACAAGGCCATGCCCGACATAGCACCAGATACGCCCATGCCACCTGGTGTTTCATTCAAGGTACTGGATAAGTTTTTATCCGTGGATTACATCCACTTTGCAATACTGGCATCCAAAGATGATGGCATCATTGAACAGATAGACAAGGTCATCAGGAAAGGCCAGCAAGAAGGCTCTTTACCCGCTATCCATCTGACAAAAAAATGA
- a CDS encoding GGDEF domain-containing protein: MTKHGKLWLSLTCFCMQFLLAPASLAVDKIHLQLKWTHAFQFAGYYAAKELGYYREAGLDVDILPAQPGLDVINQVVTGKAEYGVGTSSLILARKAGQPVVALAVIFQHSPLILLSRKENDVQTVHELKGKRMMLEPQSQELLAYLRRENVPFEQLQQIEHSFNLNDLIQGKVDVISAYLTNEPFRLGQAGVAYTIYTPRAAGIDFYGDNLFTSENEIRTHPERVKAFRAASLRGWEYAMSHQDEIIDMILQRYKSTDVGQHNKKFFQYEAAQTSYLLSRELIAIGYMNPGRWRHIADTYAELGMLPASYPLDDFLYDANPNVNLRWLYFWGALALVFVSIIGGVALYIFKVNQKLANSLDELKRNALRLNLLSSAIEHSPTSVIITDVNSVIEYVNPHFILETGYSAEEVIGKKPSILQSGQVPAETYQAMWTQLLRGEVWTGELINRRKNGEAYWEEAHIAPVKDSKGKTRHYVAVKVDVSVRKEVNDKLAYLAHHDSLTHLPNRTLFFERLAQGLALAKRNNTRLALMYIDLDRFKPVNDTYGHAVGDILLQQAAERMKHCLRDSDTVGRIGGDEFVALTLNVSDEQSACLLAEKIRAALGQPFVIAGNEHTVSASIGVAIYPDHGATEIELAKKADLAMYAAKAGGRDQVKLYCLEV; this comes from the coding sequence ATGACCAAGCATGGAAAGTTGTGGCTGAGCCTGACATGCTTTTGCATGCAATTCCTGCTCGCGCCTGCCAGTTTGGCCGTTGACAAAATACATCTGCAACTCAAGTGGACTCATGCATTTCAGTTTGCCGGATATTACGCCGCAAAAGAGCTGGGTTATTACCGGGAAGCAGGCCTCGACGTTGATATTTTGCCAGCCCAGCCAGGTTTGGACGTCATCAATCAGGTCGTTACAGGCAAGGCAGAATATGGTGTTGGCACCAGCAGCCTGATACTTGCCCGCAAGGCAGGTCAGCCCGTGGTTGCCCTGGCTGTCATATTTCAGCATTCCCCATTGATACTGCTATCCAGAAAAGAGAACGATGTACAGACTGTGCACGAGCTCAAGGGCAAGCGCATGATGCTGGAGCCGCAGTCGCAGGAATTGCTTGCCTATCTCAGGCGTGAAAATGTGCCTTTCGAGCAACTGCAGCAAATCGAACACAGCTTCAATCTTAATGATTTGATACAAGGGAAAGTCGATGTCATTTCTGCTTACCTGACCAATGAGCCATTTCGCCTCGGGCAGGCGGGCGTTGCCTACACTATCTACACGCCGCGCGCTGCCGGTATCGACTTTTATGGCGATAATCTGTTCACTAGCGAGAACGAGATACGTACCCATCCTGAACGTGTAAAAGCCTTTCGCGCTGCCAGTTTGCGTGGCTGGGAATATGCGATGAGCCATCAGGATGAAATCATAGACATGATATTGCAGCGCTACAAGAGTACAGATGTGGGGCAGCACAACAAGAAATTTTTTCAGTATGAAGCAGCACAAACCAGTTATTTGCTGAGCCGGGAACTGATCGCGATAGGGTATATGAATCCAGGGCGCTGGCGTCATATAGCAGATACTTACGCAGAGCTGGGCATGCTGCCAGCCAGTTATCCTCTGGATGATTTTTTGTATGACGCCAATCCCAACGTGAATTTGCGCTGGTTGTATTTCTGGGGTGCACTTGCCCTGGTCTTTGTCAGTATAATCGGTGGCGTGGCATTGTATATTTTCAAGGTCAATCAAAAGCTGGCAAACAGTCTGGATGAATTAAAGAGAAATGCATTAAGACTTAATCTCCTGTCGTCTGCCATAGAGCACAGCCCGACCTCGGTGATCATCACTGATGTCAATAGTGTGATCGAATACGTGAACCCGCACTTCATTCTGGAAACGGGTTATTCTGCTGAAGAAGTCATCGGTAAAAAACCGAGTATCCTGCAATCTGGCCAGGTACCTGCCGAAACCTATCAGGCCATGTGGACGCAGCTCTTGCGAGGTGAAGTCTGGACGGGTGAATTGATCAATCGCCGCAAAAACGGCGAGGCATATTGGGAAGAGGCACACATTGCCCCTGTCAAGGACAGCAAAGGCAAGACCCGTCATTATGTCGCCGTCAAAGTCGATGTCAGTGTGCGCAAGGAAGTCAATGACAAGCTGGCCTATCTGGCGCATCACGACAGTCTGACGCACTTGCCAAACCGCACCCTGTTCTTTGAACGGCTGGCGCAGGGGCTGGCACTGGCGAAAAGAAACAATACCCGCCTGGCGCTCATGTACATAGATCTGGATCGCTTCAAACCTGTGAATGATACCTATGGCCATGCAGTAGGTGACATTCTTTTGCAGCAGGCGGCAGAACGCATGAAGCATTGTCTGCGCGATTCTGATACGGTAGGACGCATAGGTGGCGATGAATTCGTTGCGCTGACTTTGAACGTCAGTGATGAGCAGAGTGCCTGTCTGTTGGCAGAAAAAATACGTGCTGCACTTGGGCAGCCGTTTGTCATTGCAGGCAATGAGCATACAGTGTCGGCAAGCATAGGTGTCGCCATTTATCCCGACCATGGGGCAACCGAAATTGAATTGGCCAAGAAGGCTGACCTCGCTATGTATGCCGCCAAAGCGGGTGGGCGGGATCAAGTCAAACTGTATTGTCTGGAGGTGTGA
- a CDS encoding Crp/Fnr family transcriptional regulator, whose protein sequence is MATSAGYIDVHTFAITRFVMTHTRRLMEQAAGAALPGWDILRPFTKKLHFHKGELVFAAGEWQPYVYVVTSGIVKLTYLGIDGVEWIKSFIGPGDFFACPNVLISGQATDYFAAAIDECVLEQVDYAPVRQLCDQYPPWQKAIRQLLEQHIVRKEQRERELLTMTPEDRYLSFLTTYPELAEQLQLRDIARYLGVTPEALSRIRKRLRL, encoded by the coding sequence ATGGCAACCTCTGCAGGCTATATTGACGTCCACACGTTTGCCATTACCCGCTTTGTCATGACCCATACCAGACGTTTGATGGAGCAGGCCGCAGGCGCGGCCTTGCCTGGATGGGATATCCTGCGCCCTTTCACGAAAAAATTACACTTCCACAAAGGCGAGCTGGTGTTCGCGGCTGGTGAATGGCAACCCTATGTCTATGTGGTTACCAGTGGCATTGTGAAGCTGACCTACCTGGGGATTGATGGCGTAGAGTGGATCAAATCCTTTATTGGTCCTGGCGATTTCTTTGCATGCCCAAATGTCTTGATATCCGGGCAAGCCACGGACTATTTCGCCGCTGCCATTGATGAATGCGTGCTTGAACAGGTTGATTACGCACCTGTCAGGCAATTGTGCGATCAATACCCTCCGTGGCAAAAAGCCATACGGCAGTTGCTGGAGCAGCACATAGTCAGGAAAGAGCAGAGGGAACGTGAGTTACTGACCATGACGCCGGAAGACAGATACCTGTCATTCTTAACAACCTATCCCGAATTGGCAGAGCAATTGCAACTGCGCGATATTGCACGTTATCTCGGTGTGACGCCTGAAGCATTGAGCCGAATTCGCAAGCGATTGCGACTGTAA
- the waaF gene encoding lipopolysaccharide heptosyltransferase II, with product MSVVVHSPASRILVIAPNWIGDAVMAQPLLQLLKRDHPQAAIDVLAPAWVAPVLRAMVEVDTVLETPFKHGSLQLRERWRYAKILRQRGYAAAYVLPNTLKFALLPWMAGIKKRVGYKGESRYGLINVMHQDSKSAPRPMVAFYAALAHAPVTDLVQSFPKPRLQIAPAQINAVLQEMGLSAEQPLICFAPGAEFGNAKRWPVSHFAELAMTILRAHPDAQIVLLGSPKDVEVCQQIQAACPAVHQFAGKTKLDQALALIAASDAMVSNDSGLLHIASALNRPVIAIYGPTDPDHAPPFSDIAHSLSLRLSCAPCRQRECPLGHHDCMNKLDSQLVWQPLQAILTSTRLPLPALS from the coding sequence ATGAGTGTCGTCGTGCACAGTCCTGCCAGCCGCATTCTCGTCATTGCCCCCAACTGGATAGGCGATGCCGTCATGGCCCAGCCTTTGTTGCAACTACTGAAGCGCGACCATCCGCAAGCTGCGATCGATGTGCTGGCACCCGCCTGGGTAGCGCCGGTTTTGCGCGCTATGGTGGAAGTGGATACGGTACTGGAAACACCTTTCAAGCATGGCTCACTGCAATTGCGTGAACGTTGGCGCTATGCAAAAATCTTGCGCCAGCGTGGCTATGCTGCCGCCTATGTGTTGCCTAATACCCTGAAATTTGCACTGCTGCCCTGGATGGCTGGTATCAAAAAGCGGGTGGGGTACAAGGGGGAGAGCCGTTATGGCCTCATCAATGTCATGCATCAAGACAGCAAGTCCGCACCGCGACCCATGGTGGCATTTTATGCAGCGCTGGCGCATGCGCCAGTAACTGATCTGGTGCAGAGCTTTCCAAAACCGCGCTTGCAAATTGCCCCCGCACAGATAAATGCCGTCTTGCAGGAGATGGGCTTGTCGGCAGAACAGCCTTTGATCTGCTTTGCACCTGGTGCAGAATTTGGCAATGCCAAGCGCTGGCCTGTCAGCCATTTTGCGGAACTGGCAATGACCATCCTGCGAGCACATCCAGATGCACAAATTGTCTTGCTGGGCTCACCCAAGGATGTTGAAGTTTGCCAACAGATACAGGCAGCTTGTCCTGCAGTTCATCAGTTCGCTGGCAAGACCAAGCTTGATCAGGCGCTGGCACTGATAGCAGCAAGCGACGCCATGGTGTCAAATGATTCTGGCTTGTTGCATATTGCTTCGGCATTGAACAGACCTGTGATTGCTATCTACGGCCCGACTGATCCTGATCATGCACCGCCATTTTCTGATATCGCCCACTCCCTGTCGCTGCGTCTGTCCTGCGCGCCATGCAGGCAAAGGGAATGTCCTCTGGGTCATCATGACTGCATGAACAAGCTTGATAGCCAATTGGTATGGCAACCTCTGCAGGCTATATTGACGTCCACACGTTTGCCATTACCCGCTTTGTCATGA